Proteins co-encoded in one Marinomonas sp. IMCC 4694 genomic window:
- the norR gene encoding nitric oxide reductase transcriptional regulator NorR, translated as MTVNQISNNALLSFALDLASAVTLPNRFEQLVNAVRATINCDAVVLLINHHGVLAPIAQRGLSEDLMGRRFDIDEHPRLKEICAGHYPVRFPSDSPLPDPYDGMVLGYGEHLPVHSCMGVPLYLEGKLIGVVTLDSIQPGVFDEIDNRALEIISTMAAMTLNTSMLMTRLESQSQHAQQVLKVMSEQPSEMIGQSKVMQDLKQAIQLVASSDFATLIEGETGVGKELVARSLHEQSSRSDAPMVYVNCAAIPQHLIESELFGHVKGAFTGADRDREGKFLLADGGTLLLDEIGELPLEVQGTLLRAIQNQEIQAVGKDQVRKVDVRILAATNRHLETEVAEQRFRADLFHRLSVFPLQVPALRERQGDVPLLAGFFAERFRRKLGLQQLTIAAAAMELLDAYHWPGNVRELEHVISRAALFAKADAVKSERTSGITVITPSHLTGLQLNNNFHKKIQTAPLESDATQDSSDDTIDLREKTDTYQRNMIRRALEQNNGNWTKAAQQLSMDRANLARLAKRLGIFVAKEVRI; from the coding sequence ATGACCGTGAACCAGATTTCCAATAATGCCCTACTTAGCTTTGCGCTAGACCTTGCCAGTGCCGTGACGCTGCCAAATCGTTTTGAGCAATTGGTCAATGCTGTCCGTGCGACCATTAACTGCGACGCAGTCGTTTTGTTGATCAATCACCATGGTGTGCTGGCTCCGATTGCCCAACGAGGTTTGTCGGAAGACCTCATGGGCCGTCGTTTTGATATTGATGAGCACCCAAGGCTGAAAGAGATTTGTGCGGGACATTATCCAGTACGTTTTCCAAGTGATTCCCCCCTGCCCGACCCCTATGACGGCATGGTGTTGGGCTATGGTGAACACCTGCCCGTGCATTCTTGTATGGGTGTGCCGCTGTATTTGGAAGGAAAATTGATTGGTGTCGTGACTTTAGACAGTATTCAGCCCGGTGTTTTTGATGAAATAGACAATCGCGCCTTGGAAATTATTAGCACCATGGCGGCCATGACATTAAATACCTCGATGCTGATGACGCGCTTGGAAAGCCAGTCTCAACATGCGCAGCAGGTGCTCAAAGTAATGAGTGAACAGCCAAGCGAAATGATCGGTCAAAGCAAGGTCATGCAAGATCTTAAGCAAGCGATTCAACTGGTTGCGTCGTCTGACTTTGCCACGCTCATTGAAGGGGAAACCGGTGTCGGTAAAGAGCTGGTAGCGCGGTCCTTACATGAGCAATCTTCTCGCTCCGATGCTCCTATGGTGTACGTAAACTGCGCGGCGATTCCGCAGCATTTAATTGAGAGCGAGCTTTTCGGTCATGTCAAAGGGGCGTTTACGGGGGCGGATCGTGATCGAGAAGGAAAGTTTCTTTTAGCCGATGGCGGCACCTTATTGCTGGATGAAATTGGCGAATTGCCTTTAGAAGTACAAGGCACTTTATTACGAGCGATTCAAAACCAAGAAATTCAAGCGGTCGGTAAAGATCAGGTGCGAAAAGTCGACGTGCGCATTCTCGCCGCGACCAATCGACACCTAGAAACCGAAGTCGCAGAGCAGCGTTTTCGCGCGGATTTATTTCATCGTTTGAGTGTGTTTCCACTTCAAGTGCCCGCATTGCGGGAGCGGCAAGGCGATGTGCCCTTGTTAGCGGGCTTTTTTGCTGAGCGGTTTCGGCGCAAATTGGGCTTGCAGCAATTGACGATCGCTGCCGCCGCGATGGAATTATTAGACGCTTACCATTGGCCAGGCAACGTACGAGAGCTGGAGCATGTAATTTCTCGCGCCGCCTTGTTTGCCAAGGCGGATGCGGTCAAATCTGAGCGAACGAGCGGAATCACCGTGATAACGCCTTCGCATCTTACCGGGTTACAGTTAAATAATAACTTCCATAAAAAGATACAAACTGCCCCTTTAGAAAGCGACGCGACACAAGACAGCTCTGACGACACCATTGATTTACGAGAAAAAACAGACACTTACCAGCGTAATATGATTCGTCGAGCGTTAGAGCAGAATAACGGGAATTGGACCAAAGCCGCGCAACAGCTCTCTATGGATCGAGCGAATTTAGCACGGCTAGCAAAACGCTTGGGTATTTTCGTCGCAAAAGAAGTACGCATATAA
- a CDS encoding MATE family efflux transporter, whose translation MAWPPMVANITTPLLGLVDTAVVGHLGTATHLAAVAIGASIFSFLFWAFGFLRMGSTGLTAQALGQDDQRRVRELLLQSVLMGVLIGLMLIAFRVPIIDLAMALMEPSAEVEPWARLYCEARIFSAPAVLAGYALMGWFFGVQYSKGPLWMLLVINIANMVLDYWAVYGLGMASDGVAWATVLAHYIGVSVAGVLAWHKLKGFSGHVPLRALAKWREYIALVQVNRYLFVRTILLLLVMLFFTAQGARQGDSILAANAVLLTFLMIISNALDGFAFSVEALCGEYYGRKDKANFQKVIQLSTYWALLAALILMLIFWLSGNQIIALLTSVQSVRDDASLYLPWLIFFPLLGIWSFMLDGIFIGTTSVKQMQNTMIICVVGVFFPVWFMSQDLGNHGLWLSQAILFIARAITLYWCYLQNMKKGVWFANS comes from the coding sequence ATGGCTTGGCCGCCTATGGTGGCCAATATTACCACGCCGTTGTTAGGGTTGGTCGACACAGCCGTGGTCGGGCATTTGGGTACCGCCACGCATTTGGCCGCGGTGGCGATTGGTGCGAGTATTTTCAGCTTTCTATTTTGGGCATTTGGCTTCTTGCGTATGGGCTCCACAGGGCTTACTGCTCAGGCGTTAGGGCAAGACGATCAGCGTCGGGTGCGAGAGCTGTTATTGCAGTCGGTGTTAATGGGCGTGTTGATCGGCTTGATGCTGATCGCCTTTCGAGTGCCGATTATTGATCTGGCCATGGCCCTAATGGAACCCAGCGCCGAAGTAGAACCTTGGGCGCGTTTGTATTGTGAGGCGCGTATTTTTAGTGCGCCGGCGGTGTTGGCAGGCTATGCCTTGATGGGATGGTTTTTTGGCGTGCAATATTCCAAAGGTCCTTTGTGGATGTTGTTGGTGATCAACATTGCCAACATGGTGCTGGATTATTGGGCGGTGTATGGATTGGGCATGGCCAGCGATGGCGTGGCGTGGGCGACCGTATTGGCCCATTACATCGGTGTTTCGGTAGCGGGCGTATTGGCTTGGCATAAGCTCAAGGGCTTTTCGGGTCATGTGCCCCTGCGAGCATTAGCGAAATGGCGCGAATACATCGCCTTAGTACAGGTAAACCGTTATTTGTTTGTGCGCACCATTCTCTTGTTATTAGTGATGCTATTTTTTACCGCACAAGGCGCTCGCCAAGGAGATTCTATTTTGGCGGCCAACGCCGTGTTATTGACCTTTTTGATGATTATTTCCAATGCGCTGGACGGCTTTGCCTTTTCGGTAGAAGCCTTGTGCGGTGAGTACTACGGTCGTAAAGATAAGGCGAATTTCCAAAAAGTTATTCAATTATCAACTTATTGGGCCTTGTTGGCGGCGTTGATCTTGATGCTGATTTTCTGGCTGTCCGGGAATCAAATTATCGCCTTATTAACCAGCGTACAAAGTGTACGTGATGATGCGTCACTGTACCTACCTTGGCTGATATTTTTCCCACTGTTAGGTATTTGGTCCTTTATGTTGGATGGCATTTTTATCGGCACAACCAGCGTAAAGCAAATGCAAAACACCATGATCATTTGTGTCGTTGGCGTGTTTTTCCCTGTGTGGTTTATGAGCCAAGATCTTGGGAATCATGGCTTATGGCTCAGCCAAGCCATATTGTTTATCGCCAGAGCGATAACTTTGTATTGGTGTTATTTACAGAATATGAAAAAAGGGGTTTGGTTCGCCAATTCTTAA
- the aroE gene encoding shikimate dehydrogenase → MSKHFLSELTGSFATPAIENPTGVMMEAAYRDLGLDWRYINCDIQPEDLKNAVLGAKAMNWRGFNCSIPHKVSVIAHLDELGESARIIGAVNTVVNRDGKLVGENTDGRGFVESVTSSLELSNKRVVLFGAGGAARAVAVELALAGVAHITIVNRNQERGEELAQLVADNTLAGAEYHAWAKQYQIPSETDLVINVTSIGLYPNVDAELDIDTDSIKSHMVVADGIFNPPQTRLIQTAESKGCTTVNGLGMLVQQGAIAFEYWTGKAPSMDVMKAALSDALDVTDLDVTDLDVTELDITDLERTET, encoded by the coding sequence ATGTCGAAGCATTTCTTAAGCGAGTTAACCGGTTCTTTTGCTACGCCAGCGATAGAAAACCCCACAGGCGTGATGATGGAAGCTGCGTATCGAGATTTGGGTTTGGATTGGCGTTATATTAATTGTGACATTCAGCCCGAGGACCTTAAAAACGCCGTATTAGGTGCGAAAGCCATGAATTGGCGCGGTTTTAATTGTTCTATTCCTCATAAAGTGTCGGTTATTGCTCACCTTGATGAGTTAGGCGAGTCGGCTCGTATCATTGGTGCGGTGAATACCGTGGTGAACCGTGATGGCAAGCTAGTGGGAGAAAATACGGACGGTCGTGGTTTTGTCGAGTCCGTTACATCCAGCTTAGAGCTGAGCAACAAACGTGTGGTTTTGTTCGGCGCTGGTGGTGCGGCACGAGCCGTGGCGGTGGAACTGGCTCTAGCTGGCGTAGCACACATAACGATTGTGAATCGCAATCAAGAGCGCGGCGAAGAGCTTGCCCAACTGGTTGCCGATAACACGTTGGCTGGCGCGGAATACCATGCTTGGGCAAAGCAATATCAGATTCCTTCTGAGACGGATTTAGTGATCAACGTGACATCTATTGGCTTATATCCCAATGTGGATGCAGAGCTAGATATAGACACAGATTCGATTAAATCTCATATGGTAGTTGCAGATGGAATCTTTAACCCACCGCAAACACGATTGATCCAAACTGCTGAATCCAAAGGCTGTACGACGGTAAATGGCTTGGGAATGCTTGTCCAACAAGGCGCAATAGCTTTTGAATATTGGACGGGAAAAGCCCCTTCAATGGACGTTATGAAAGCCGCATTGAGTGATGCTTTGGACGTCACTGATCTGGACGTCACTGATCTGGACGTCACTGAGCTGGACATCACTGATCTGGAAAGGACAGAAACATAA
- the hmpA gene encoding NO-inducible flavohemoprotein: protein MMLSQQHIDTVKSTIPLLASAGPAITQYFYNRMFTHNPELKHVFNMTHQKTGGQPAALFNAIAAYATHIDNLEVLTGAVMRIAHKHTSFNIKPDQYAIVGHHLIETLRELAPDAFTSDVEEAWVAAYGQLADIFIKIESDLYQERAAQAGGWLDFRRFRVASKTAESELVTSFVLEPVDGGAVIGYVPGQYLGVKLHPKGNEFDEIRQYSLSTAPNGQSYRISVKREGSNNIAGVMSNYLHDHVNVGDEIEAMPPAGDFFFQDKQTPVVLISGGVGLTPMQAILDTLAKQQYAQPISYLHACAHQGQHSFDAHVNSLKEQLNLSVYTWYEQAGNEAQGVLNGMMQIDAVKDSLPLTDGEFYLCGPVGFMMFVKQQLLTLGVEADRIHYELFGPHKDV from the coding sequence ATGATGTTATCTCAACAACATATAGACACAGTTAAATCGACTATTCCTCTTTTGGCGTCAGCCGGCCCTGCGATCACACAGTACTTCTATAATCGTATGTTTACTCATAACCCAGAGTTGAAACACGTATTCAACATGACGCACCAAAAAACGGGAGGCCAACCCGCGGCGCTTTTTAACGCCATTGCAGCGTACGCAACGCACATCGATAACCTAGAAGTGCTTACTGGCGCGGTGATGCGCATCGCACATAAACACACCAGTTTTAATATTAAGCCTGACCAGTACGCCATTGTTGGTCATCACCTGATCGAAACACTACGCGAATTGGCACCAGACGCCTTTACATCAGACGTGGAAGAAGCGTGGGTCGCAGCCTATGGCCAATTAGCGGACATTTTTATTAAAATCGAGAGCGATTTGTATCAAGAGCGCGCGGCACAAGCAGGCGGTTGGTTAGATTTCCGTCGCTTTCGTGTGGCGTCTAAAACAGCAGAATCCGAGCTGGTTACCAGCTTTGTATTAGAACCAGTCGACGGTGGCGCTGTCATCGGTTACGTACCGGGGCAATACTTAGGCGTGAAATTACACCCTAAAGGCAACGAATTCGACGAAATTCGCCAATACTCCTTGTCTACCGCACCAAACGGCCAAAGCTACCGTATCAGCGTAAAACGCGAAGGCAGCAACAACATTGCCGGGGTTATGTCTAATTACCTACACGACCATGTCAACGTCGGTGACGAGATCGAAGCCATGCCACCAGCGGGCGACTTCTTTTTCCAAGACAAACAAACACCGGTGGTGCTGATTTCTGGTGGTGTTGGCTTAACCCCGATGCAAGCCATATTAGACACATTGGCAAAACAACAATACGCCCAACCCATCAGCTACTTGCACGCCTGTGCGCATCAAGGTCAGCATTCATTTGACGCCCACGTAAACAGCCTAAAAGAGCAGCTCAACCTGTCTGTTTACACTTGGTACGAACAAGCAGGCAACGAAGCGCAAGGCGTATTGAACGGTATGATGCAAATTGACGCAGTAAAAGACAGCCTACCGCTGACGGATGGTGAATTTTACTTATGTGGCCCAGTGGGCTTCATGATGTTCGTCAAACAACAGCTGCTGACACTAGGCGTCGAAGCGGATCGTATTCACTACGAATTGTTCGGCCCGCATAAAGACGTTTGA
- a CDS encoding DUF4258 domain-containing protein: MKKNNPQGNVVFPLSEFAARKTLNDLAENHTNRIRWSRHIKERMLDRGVTTRQILTLLKSKRSIFREGPYLELNGDWKCNIKGMAAGSILELSVVIKHPADNPTSILITVWGH; the protein is encoded by the coding sequence ATGAAAAAGAACAACCCACAAGGAAACGTGGTATTTCCTCTCAGTGAATTTGCAGCTCGAAAAACCCTTAACGACTTAGCCGAAAATCACACAAATAGAATCCGTTGGAGCAGACACATCAAAGAACGCATGCTTGATCGAGGAGTGACCACGAGGCAAATTTTAACTCTGCTTAAAAGTAAGCGCTCCATATTTCGTGAAGGCCCTTATCTTGAGCTCAATGGTGATTGGAAATGTAATATAAAGGGCATGGCTGCTGGGTCTATATTAGAACTGAGCGTTGTCATAAAACACCCTGCGGATAACCCGACATCGATTTTAATCACAGTCTGGGGTCACTAG
- a CDS encoding group II truncated hemoglobin, which yields MTFSQPPTYGEADGTLQAIGGLSGLQTLVETFYRIMENTPEFRPLFDMHPNDIEVTIDKLVCFLSGWMGGERLFSKKYGPISLPQAHAHLVVTEKEKAMWLDCMAAALDELDYSEDLKAYLLPQLAFPAERIRQVSAARQH from the coding sequence ATGACGTTCTCTCAGCCTCCAACGTATGGCGAAGCCGACGGCACCTTGCAAGCCATTGGCGGATTATCTGGTTTGCAAACCTTGGTAGAAACCTTTTATCGCATCATGGAAAACACGCCCGAATTTCGACCGCTGTTTGATATGCACCCAAACGACATTGAAGTCACCATCGACAAACTGGTGTGCTTTTTATCGGGATGGATGGGCGGAGAACGTTTGTTTTCAAAGAAATACGGCCCAATCAGCTTACCTCAAGCCCATGCCCATCTTGTCGTGACGGAAAAAGAAAAAGCCATGTGGTTAGATTGCATGGCCGCTGCGCTCGATGAATTGGATTATTCAGAAGATTTGAAGGCGTATTTACTGCCTCAGCTCGCTTTTCCGGCCGAACGTATTCGACAGGTGAGTGCGGCTAGACAGCATTAA
- the ptuB gene encoding retron Ec78 anti-phage system effector HNH endonuclease PtuB, with translation MKKVAKGIEPPLLANYRDINPDNEWEQFTSKLNRRNQIQAQIKADQGGLCAYCEIDLVEKIEDELDDFRVEHFHPKSDGTVPHNWHLDWQNLLGCCHGGSQRNVVDASNRFTSPDASCDVPKGSQNLDNVILNPLHIPAFPKLFSCERITGEFSVDSENCEQANISVEKAQNTITELNLDTERLRRFRREILNKLNDDVRRLVSQGFSIGEAQKRLAEVNLKKNTNGHWPKFFTSIRSYLGSTAERQLRSIHYDG, from the coding sequence ATGAAGAAGGTCGCAAAAGGAATTGAACCTCCACTTCTTGCAAACTATCGAGATATAAACCCAGATAATGAGTGGGAGCAATTCACTTCGAAGCTAAATCGACGCAATCAAATACAAGCTCAAATAAAAGCAGATCAAGGTGGCTTATGTGCTTATTGTGAGATTGATCTTGTCGAGAAAATAGAGGATGAGCTTGATGATTTCCGAGTCGAGCATTTTCATCCAAAATCTGACGGTACTGTTCCTCATAATTGGCATTTAGATTGGCAGAACCTATTAGGTTGTTGCCATGGAGGCAGTCAGCGTAATGTTGTTGATGCCAGTAATCGATTTACGAGTCCAGATGCTTCTTGTGACGTGCCAAAAGGAAGTCAAAATCTAGATAATGTGATTTTGAACCCGCTTCATATCCCTGCTTTCCCTAAGCTCTTTTCCTGTGAAAGAATAACAGGCGAATTTTCGGTTGACTCTGAAAATTGCGAGCAAGCAAATATTAGTGTTGAAAAAGCGCAAAATACTATTACTGAGTTGAACCTAGACACTGAACGGTTGAGACGCTTTCGCCGAGAGATTCTGAACAAGCTAAATGATGACGTAAGACGGTTAGTATCCCAAGGCTTTTCCATTGGAGAGGCACAAAAACGCCTAGCAGAAGTAAATTTAAAGAAAAACACGAACGGCCATTGGCCTAAATTTTTTACTAGCATCCGTAGTTATTTAGGGAGTACTGCTGAACGACAATTACGTTCTATTCATTATGACGGTTAG
- a CDS encoding helix-turn-helix domain-containing protein: MYHYTECGLSNVFLKNGFVMEQVDGENYTSIDDINNLHNAIAQSLTDNHTALCPAEFKFLRIELNLSQKMLGYRFGVSEQTIARYEKGQSVIPRTTDAALRSLFMETLEKASSVGYFLDLLSDAEAKQAAREILLEEVDNHWKIAV; this comes from the coding sequence ATGTATCACTATACAGAATGTGGCTTATCTAACGTTTTTCTAAAAAACGGTTTTGTCATGGAACAGGTTGACGGCGAAAATTACACCAGCATCGATGATATAAATAACTTACATAACGCCATTGCACAAAGTCTGACAGACAATCATACGGCTCTTTGTCCTGCTGAGTTTAAATTTTTACGCATAGAGTTAAACCTATCGCAAAAAATGCTCGGCTATCGTTTTGGCGTGTCAGAGCAAACGATCGCGCGTTATGAAAAAGGGCAATCCGTAATTCCTCGAACGACAGACGCTGCGCTTAGGTCTCTCTTTATGGAAACACTAGAGAAAGCCAGCTCTGTTGGCTATTTTCTTGATTTACTTTCAGATGCCGAAGCCAAGCAAGCCGCAAGGGAAATATTATTAGAAGAAGTCGACAATCATTGGAAGATCGCTGTTTAA
- a CDS encoding FCD domain-containing protein, with product MEPNQFGRVKQPKISDIIMKELESMILEGSFTAGQKLPPERELAARFEVSRPSLREAIQKLIARGVLFSRHGGGTYVSQQLGTSFADPLQDLISSHDEFLYDQLEFRDALESLAAYYAALRSTDADKTKLTQCFNQLIEANQNKAFALEAKLDVEFHMIIAEAAHNVVLLHTLRSLHAMLAKSISSNLRNLFEKQAARQRVMEQHTNLYQAIMAGDAEAARTAAHTHLVFVEDNLLKMRQEETRIQRSLRRNEHQNPL from the coding sequence ATGGAACCCAATCAGTTTGGTCGCGTTAAACAACCGAAAATTTCCGACATCATCATGAAAGAGCTCGAAAGCATGATTTTAGAAGGCAGTTTTACCGCAGGACAAAAACTGCCTCCGGAAAGGGAATTGGCCGCGCGTTTTGAGGTATCGAGACCCTCGTTACGAGAAGCCATTCAAAAACTGATCGCGCGCGGTGTGTTATTCAGTCGTCACGGCGGCGGAACCTACGTTTCCCAACAGCTAGGAACGTCCTTTGCCGATCCACTGCAAGATTTGATCAGTTCCCACGATGAATTTTTATACGACCAATTGGAGTTTCGCGATGCGCTAGAAAGTCTCGCCGCTTACTACGCAGCACTGCGCAGTACCGACGCCGACAAAACCAAGCTCACACAGTGTTTTAACCAGCTGATAGAAGCCAACCAAAACAAAGCTTTTGCCTTGGAAGCTAAGTTAGACGTGGAATTTCACATGATTATCGCGGAAGCAGCGCACAATGTGGTGTTGCTGCACACACTTCGCAGCCTACACGCCATGTTGGCGAAAAGCATTTCGAGTAACCTTAGGAATCTATTTGAGAAGCAAGCCGCTCGTCAGCGCGTAATGGAACAACACACCAATTTGTATCAAGCCATCATGGCTGGCGACGCCGAAGCCGCCAGAACCGCGGCTCACACCCATTTGGTTTTCGTAGAAGATAACTTATTGAAAATGCGCCAAGAAGAAACGCGGATCCAGCGCTCGCTACGCAGAAACGAGCACCAGAATCCGCTGTAA
- a CDS encoding AAA family ATPase, giving the protein MKIKSLHLKHFRRFDDFEISFDPKLTVLVAKNGAGKTSILDGIAISLGPFLTRLPSATGKNFKEMDFQILQDGMKPPYMRIRSESFNGIVWDRTEKRDKSKKTAEQIPEAIGLKALFNHVDSFADAFNSQEPFQLPIFAYFGAGRGVFDIPQRKRSFSKKCSRFDSFKGALESRTNFKSFVEYFYSLEDLETLKQKEARSFDFVIPELKAIRSAVNAMIPAFSNPRGAYPAGIEVDWCQDEIKNTLRIEQLSDGYRTTLAMVMDIAARMAEANPDVDDPLQTEGVVMIDEVDLHLHPGWQQTMLLDLMRTFPSVQFIVTTHSPQVISSVKPSSLRVIDWKDDKPVLIPIAFSEGAEAQQVLLDVLGLKSPRVESLDIVKDLEKYQHLVELDKWDSKEAVYLRKILDQWGAGHEPELARLDMDIRMKEWEREQI; this is encoded by the coding sequence ATGAAAATCAAATCCTTACATTTAAAGCACTTTCGTCGCTTTGATGATTTTGAGATTTCATTTGATCCGAAATTAACGGTTTTGGTTGCGAAAAATGGAGCAGGAAAAACCAGCATTTTAGATGGCATAGCTATTTCTTTAGGCCCATTTTTAACACGATTGCCAAGTGCAACAGGAAAAAACTTTAAGGAAATGGATTTTCAGATTTTACAGGATGGCATGAAGCCCCCTTATATGAGAATACGTAGCGAATCCTTTAACGGAATTGTTTGGGATAGAACGGAAAAGCGTGATAAATCCAAAAAAACAGCGGAGCAAATTCCTGAGGCGATAGGGCTTAAAGCGTTATTTAATCATGTTGATTCATTTGCCGACGCATTCAATAGTCAAGAACCTTTTCAGTTACCTATATTTGCTTATTTTGGCGCTGGTCGTGGAGTTTTTGACATACCACAACGTAAGAGAAGCTTTTCTAAAAAGTGCTCACGTTTTGACTCTTTTAAAGGCGCTCTTGAAAGTAGAACAAATTTTAAAAGCTTTGTGGAATACTTTTACTCCCTTGAAGATCTAGAAACCCTTAAGCAAAAAGAAGCTCGTTCATTTGATTTTGTCATTCCTGAGCTAAAAGCAATACGGAGTGCTGTAAATGCAATGATTCCAGCATTTAGTAATCCACGAGGAGCTTACCCAGCGGGAATTGAAGTGGATTGGTGTCAGGATGAAATTAAGAACACATTACGAATTGAGCAGCTTAGTGATGGTTATCGGACTACATTAGCAATGGTAATGGATATTGCTGCTCGTATGGCTGAGGCGAACCCTGATGTAGATGACCCTTTACAAACTGAAGGTGTTGTAATGATTGATGAGGTAGATTTACATCTTCATCCAGGCTGGCAGCAAACTATGTTGTTAGACTTAATGCGTACTTTTCCTAGTGTACAATTTATTGTTACTACACATAGTCCTCAAGTAATTTCATCTGTTAAGCCTTCAAGTTTGCGTGTAATTGACTGGAAAGATGATAAGCCCGTATTAATTCCTATTGCTTTTTCTGAAGGCGCCGAAGCTCAGCAAGTATTGCTTGATGTTCTTGGATTGAAATCACCAAGAGTTGAATCTTTAGATATCGTTAAGGATTTGGAAAAATATCAGCATCTTGTTGAGCTTGATAAATGGGACTCAAAAGAAGCGGTTTATCTGCGTAAAATTTTAGATCAATGGGGAGCGGGGCATGAACCTGAACTTGCTCGATTGGATATGGACATTCGAATGAAAGAGTGGGAGCGCGAACAAATATGA